A window from Streptomyces sp. NBC_00271 encodes these proteins:
- a CDS encoding 3-oxoacyl-ACP synthase III family protein, which yields MPHTTAPPAGPPARHVSVLATGAHLPGEALDNDTLARFCGPLPADVLDGIQVQRRHWMVDPATGAHTTSTSQMATAAARQALERAGVEAGEIDLIVLSTASPDYLLPVAATYVQQQLGLENCAVIEVRAGCVGAVQAHDIARRLLADGTYTTALVIGAEAVSPLLAPVFLGRDPERVRMRDRLTVYTFGDGAGALVLRAGEEGSAHGRPRPVFATRSLGGARKPGMLIVGGGTDAPLAEQQRRPRLMDIRLDIPGTAQFGPRVFVEGIHDLLTRSRLALADLDACVLPEGNAEYFASEYAAAGLSPADQATLSKTIVENLTDVGATGSAAVPLALDAGWREGRIRPGDTVLLLAIEASRYLYAGLTLTWDAPFPGH from the coding sequence ATGCCCCACACCACCGCCCCGCCCGCCGGACCCCCCGCACGCCATGTCTCGGTCCTGGCCACCGGCGCCCACCTGCCGGGCGAGGCCCTCGACAACGACACCCTGGCCCGCTTCTGCGGCCCGCTGCCCGCCGACGTCCTGGACGGCATCCAGGTCCAGCGCCGGCACTGGATGGTCGACCCGGCCACCGGCGCCCACACCACCAGCACCTCGCAGATGGCCACCGCCGCCGCCCGCCAGGCCCTGGAGCGGGCCGGCGTGGAGGCGGGCGAGATCGACCTGATCGTCCTGTCCACCGCCAGCCCCGACTACCTCCTGCCCGTCGCCGCCACCTACGTCCAGCAGCAGCTCGGCCTGGAGAACTGCGCGGTCATCGAGGTCCGCGCCGGCTGCGTGGGCGCCGTCCAGGCCCACGACATCGCCCGCCGCCTGCTCGCCGACGGCACCTACACCACCGCCCTGGTCATCGGCGCCGAGGCCGTCTCCCCGCTGCTGGCCCCCGTCTTTTTGGGCCGCGACCCCGAACGCGTACGGATGCGCGACCGGCTGACCGTCTACACCTTCGGCGACGGCGCCGGCGCCCTGGTGCTGCGCGCCGGCGAGGAGGGCTCCGCCCACGGCCGCCCGCGCCCCGTCTTCGCCACCCGCTCCCTGGGCGGCGCCCGCAAACCCGGCATGCTCATCGTCGGCGGCGGCACCGACGCCCCCCTCGCCGAACAGCAGCGCCGCCCCCGCCTGATGGACATCCGCCTCGACATCCCCGGCACCGCCCAGTTCGGCCCCCGCGTCTTCGTCGAGGGCATCCACGACCTGCTCACCCGCTCCCGCCTGGCCCTGGCCGACCTCGACGCGTGCGTGCTGCCCGAGGGCAACGCCGAGTACTTCGCGAGCGAGTACGCCGCCGCCGGGCTCTCGCCCGCCGACCAGGCCACCCTGAGCAAGACCATCGTGGAGAACCTCACCGACGTCGGCGCCACCGGCTCCGCCGCCGTCCCCCTCGCCCTCGACGCCGGCTGGCGCGAGGGCCGCATCCGCCCCGGCGACACGGTCCTGCTGCTGGCCATCGAGGCCAGCCGCTACCTGTACGCGGGCCTCACCCTCACCTGGGACGCCCCCTTCCCCGGCCACTGA
- a CDS encoding AMP-binding protein, whose amino-acid sequence MPPDTPTRLSLAQGLLERAGSDAVMVRVLAADGSAPAAWSYRDLTGAALALAARLQEQAQALGRPARVGLLAENSPEWVVADLAALFAGAVEIPVPTAFTAQQAASLLHSADLCLTDAAGEAALARWHADTPQPVLPDGCPALALDLPALARAPRPAAPPQIPAHDQIVKVIHTSGTTSAPKGVQIRRHGLDELLTSLRARTRPEIFERYLSIVPLSLLIEQVAGLYMPFLAGGSVSFLPPGTALVGTAADAAPRMLTLLRQARPTALVVPPTVAGLFLTLCDQQPAESVAERHRRIFGHDGPVFIACGGAPVPPEILQRLDAHGLTVHEGYGLSENSSVVSWNFPGAVRFGTVGRPLDHVHAELAEDGELLIRSTSLFAGYTREDPSSVVVDDQGRLHTGDLAEIDADGYLRITGRKKSLVITAGGRNVAPEWVEARYRELGFVREAAVVADGLDQVHGLFVIDAGLDPATARREITDFGRHKLSGIERAAVVHLMSEDDPAYATCFTVTGRPRRDVVRAHVLDQPPTPTPAAAPETKEKA is encoded by the coding sequence GTGCCGCCTGACACCCCCACCCGTCTTTCTCTTGCCCAGGGGCTCCTGGAGCGGGCCGGCAGCGACGCCGTCATGGTCCGCGTGCTGGCCGCCGACGGCTCGGCGCCCGCCGCCTGGAGCTACCGCGACCTGACCGGCGCCGCCCTCGCCCTGGCCGCCAGGCTTCAGGAACAGGCCCAGGCGCTGGGCCGGCCGGCCCGGGTGGGACTGCTCGCGGAGAACTCGCCCGAATGGGTCGTGGCCGACCTGGCCGCCCTGTTCGCCGGCGCCGTCGAGATCCCCGTCCCGACCGCCTTCACCGCCCAGCAGGCCGCCTCCCTCCTGCACAGCGCCGACCTGTGCCTCACCGACGCCGCGGGCGAAGCCGCCCTGGCCCGCTGGCACGCCGACACCCCCCAGCCCGTCCTGCCCGACGGCTGCCCCGCCCTGGCCCTCGACCTGCCCGCCCTGGCCCGTGCACCCCGCCCCGCCGCGCCCCCGCAGATCCCCGCACACGACCAGATCGTCAAGGTCATCCACACCTCCGGCACCACCTCCGCCCCCAAAGGCGTCCAGATCCGCCGGCACGGCCTGGACGAACTCCTCACCTCACTGCGCGCCCGCACCCGCCCGGAGATCTTCGAGCGCTATCTGTCCATCGTTCCGCTCAGCCTCCTCATCGAGCAGGTCGCCGGCCTCTACATGCCCTTCCTGGCAGGCGGTTCGGTGTCCTTCCTGCCGCCGGGCACCGCCCTGGTCGGCACCGCCGCCGACGCCGCCCCCCGCATGCTCACCCTGCTGCGGCAGGCCCGCCCCACCGCCCTGGTCGTGCCGCCCACCGTCGCCGGCCTCTTCCTTACCCTGTGCGACCAGCAGCCCGCCGAGAGCGTCGCCGAGCGCCACCGGCGGATCTTCGGACACGACGGGCCGGTCTTCATCGCCTGCGGCGGCGCCCCCGTCCCCCCGGAGATCCTCCAGCGCCTCGACGCCCACGGGCTGACCGTCCACGAGGGCTACGGGCTGAGCGAGAACTCCTCCGTGGTGTCCTGGAACTTCCCCGGCGCCGTCCGCTTCGGCACCGTCGGCCGCCCCCTGGACCACGTGCACGCCGAACTCGCCGAGGACGGCGAACTCCTCATCCGCAGCACCTCCCTGTTCGCCGGCTACACCCGCGAGGACCCCTCCAGCGTCGTCGTCGACGACCAGGGCCGCCTGCACACCGGCGACCTCGCCGAGATCGACGCCGACGGCTATCTGCGGATCACCGGACGCAAGAAGAGCCTCGTCATCACCGCGGGCGGCCGCAACGTGGCCCCCGAATGGGTCGAGGCCCGCTACCGCGAACTCGGCTTCGTCCGCGAGGCCGCCGTCGTCGCCGACGGCCTCGACCAGGTCCACGGCCTGTTCGTCATCGACGCCGGCCTCGACCCCGCCACGGCCCGCCGCGAGATCACCGACTTCGGCCGGCACAAACTCTCCGGCATCGAACGCGCCGCCGTCGTCCACCTCATGTCCGAGGACGACCCCGCCTACGCCACCTGCTTCACCGTCACCGGACGCCCCCGCCGCGACGTCGTGCGCGCGCACGTCCTCGACCAGCCCCCCACCCCCACCCCCGCCGCGGCCCCTGAGACCAAGGAGAAAGCATGA
- a CDS encoding aldo/keto reductase, translated as MRQRKLGSQGLEVSEQGLGCMGMTFAYGPADDQEALRTAHRALELGVNLLDTADFYGPHSNEEFVARVIAGRRDSITVSSKVGNEVTADGTITGRLNGRPDYIRTSIDATLRRLGTDRLDLYYLHRVDPAVPVEESTGALADLVTAGKVRHLGICEASAATIRRAHAVHPLTAVQTEYSLSTRDVEANGVLAAVRELGIGFVGYSPLGRGLLTGAIRSLDALAAHDFRRVVPRFQQGNLETNLHVVERLQALAAAKNITAGQLALAWVLAQGDDVVAIPGTKRVTYLEENLAACAVELSAADLAALDEIAPHGSTAGDRYPVGAMATLDG; from the coding sequence ATGCGGCAACGAAAACTCGGCAGCCAGGGGCTGGAGGTCTCCGAGCAGGGACTCGGCTGCATGGGCATGACCTTCGCCTACGGGCCCGCCGACGACCAGGAAGCCCTGCGCACCGCGCACCGCGCCCTGGAACTGGGCGTGAACCTCCTGGACACCGCGGACTTCTACGGCCCGCACAGCAACGAGGAGTTCGTCGCCCGCGTCATCGCCGGCCGCCGCGACAGCATCACCGTCTCCTCCAAGGTCGGCAACGAGGTCACCGCCGACGGCACCATCACCGGCCGCCTCAACGGCCGCCCCGACTACATCCGCACCTCCATCGACGCCACCCTGCGCCGGCTGGGCACCGACCGCCTCGACCTGTACTACCTGCACCGCGTCGACCCCGCCGTCCCCGTCGAGGAATCCACCGGCGCACTCGCCGACCTCGTCACCGCCGGCAAGGTCCGCCACCTCGGCATCTGCGAGGCGTCCGCCGCCACCATCCGCCGCGCCCACGCCGTGCACCCGCTCACCGCCGTACAGACCGAGTACTCCCTGTCCACCCGCGACGTCGAGGCCAACGGCGTCCTTGCGGCCGTCCGCGAGCTGGGCATCGGCTTCGTCGGCTACAGCCCGCTGGGCCGCGGCCTGCTCACCGGAGCCATCCGCAGCCTCGACGCCCTCGCCGCACACGACTTCCGCCGTGTCGTGCCCCGCTTCCAGCAGGGCAACCTCGAGACGAACCTGCACGTCGTGGAGCGGCTGCAGGCGCTGGCCGCCGCCAAGAACATCACCGCCGGACAGCTCGCGCTGGCCTGGGTGCTCGCCCAGGGCGACGACGTCGTCGCCATCCCCGGCACCAAACGCGTCACCTACCTGGAGGAGAACCTCGCCGCCTGTGCCGTCGAGCTGAGCGCGGCCGACCTCGCCGCCCTCGACGAGATCGCCCCCCACGGCTCCACGGCGGGCGACCGCTACCCCGTCGGTGCCATGGCCACCCTCGACGGCTGA
- a CDS encoding beta-ketoacyl-[acyl-carrier-protein] synthase family protein, which yields MTDVHDRAVRPDTAARPRTVVVCGVGAVTAQGEGAAALWEGIRAGHSAIGPVTGMPMDGYGTAIGGEVPPLPRPAYDYLAAFGGSEREPAADFALTAAAEALHQAGLAGLPAERWGVAFGSCNGGLRSAEKLARRSREGTTLPDDALHYLLVPPQAIAEALSAAFALKGPALSVNTACASGAHAIAHAAEAIAAGRADAMLAGGSDAFTETAFAGFTSLQSLSAKPAAPYSKDRDGLSLGEGAGMLVLAEESVARAAGAPVLAEVLGYGLSADGYHATAPHPEGEGAARAIRGALKAAGITPGDVGYINGHGTGTPKNDSAESNAVRAAFGEAAQKTALSSSKSMIGHLLGAAGAVEAIVTVKALVEQIAPPTANFTGTDPKCGLDAVPDTGRELAMNAALSNNFAFAGANACVAFGWPSGRRFTVPAPPAAEKVVITGGAALTPAGDGLKALWEAWRQGRRLGTDEDGLRVARAVFDPAAHIGARDRRRMDRLSQLAVAACRAALAHAGLKADEHTGVVLGTGLGPMRSIEDFLLPVLGGCPAHGSPAVFPNTVFNAAAGQVAMHVGAKGPTSTVTTGHAAGASALTVAHDLLLQHRAEAVLCPAVEDLSPGVLAAYRQLPLFGDAGYTLAEAGIALVLERESSARARGARILAEFAGHGAAGDAAGIGRWNAQGEGVERAMRAALTHAGLTPGELTGIWANAAGLTRADAPEALATGRLAAEARCPVHTPKQTLGEPVGAGAQMAALLALTAWTTPESGAAAGPVLINSSSLGGTHISLVLRPATEN from the coding sequence ATGACCGACGTCCACGACCGCGCCGTACGGCCGGACACCGCGGCCCGGCCCCGGACCGTGGTGGTCTGCGGTGTCGGCGCCGTGACCGCCCAGGGCGAGGGCGCCGCCGCGCTGTGGGAGGGCATCCGGGCCGGGCATTCGGCCATCGGCCCGGTCACCGGCATGCCGATGGACGGCTACGGCACGGCCATCGGCGGCGAAGTGCCCCCCCTGCCCCGGCCCGCCTACGACTACCTGGCCGCCTTCGGCGGCAGCGAGCGGGAACCGGCCGCCGACTTCGCGCTGACCGCCGCCGCCGAAGCCCTCCATCAGGCGGGCCTCGCGGGCCTGCCCGCCGAACGCTGGGGGGTGGCGTTCGGCTCCTGCAACGGCGGCCTGCGCAGCGCCGAGAAACTCGCCCGCCGCAGCCGCGAGGGCACCACCCTGCCCGATGACGCCCTGCACTACCTGCTGGTCCCGCCGCAGGCCATCGCCGAGGCACTCAGCGCCGCCTTCGCCCTCAAGGGGCCCGCCCTGTCCGTCAACACCGCCTGCGCCTCGGGCGCGCACGCCATCGCGCACGCCGCCGAGGCGATCGCCGCGGGCCGCGCGGACGCGATGCTCGCCGGCGGCAGCGACGCCTTCACCGAGACCGCGTTCGCCGGCTTCACCAGCCTCCAGTCACTGTCCGCCAAACCCGCCGCCCCCTACTCCAAGGACCGCGACGGGCTGTCCCTGGGCGAGGGCGCGGGCATGCTGGTGCTGGCCGAGGAGTCGGTGGCCCGCGCCGCGGGCGCCCCCGTCCTGGCGGAGGTCCTCGGCTACGGCCTGTCCGCCGACGGCTACCACGCCACCGCCCCGCACCCCGAGGGCGAGGGCGCCGCCCGCGCCATCCGCGGCGCCCTGAAGGCCGCCGGCATCACCCCGGGGGACGTCGGCTACATCAACGGCCACGGCACCGGCACCCCCAAGAACGACTCCGCCGAGTCCAACGCGGTGCGCGCCGCGTTCGGCGAGGCCGCCCAGAAGACCGCCCTGAGCAGCTCCAAGTCGATGATCGGCCACCTGCTGGGCGCGGCCGGCGCGGTCGAGGCCATCGTCACCGTCAAGGCCCTGGTCGAACAGATCGCCCCGCCGACCGCCAACTTCACCGGCACCGACCCCAAGTGCGGCCTGGACGCGGTCCCCGACACCGGCCGCGAACTGGCCATGAACGCCGCCCTGTCCAACAACTTCGCCTTCGCCGGCGCGAATGCCTGCGTCGCCTTCGGCTGGCCCTCGGGACGGCGCTTCACCGTCCCCGCCCCGCCCGCCGCCGAGAAGGTCGTCATCACCGGGGGCGCCGCCCTGACCCCCGCCGGCGACGGCCTGAAGGCGCTGTGGGAGGCCTGGCGGCAGGGGCGGCGGCTGGGCACCGACGAGGACGGCCTGCGCGTGGCCCGCGCCGTCTTCGACCCCGCCGCCCACATCGGCGCCCGCGACCGGCGCCGCATGGACCGCCTCTCCCAGCTCGCCGTCGCCGCCTGCCGCGCCGCCCTCGCCCACGCCGGGCTGAAGGCCGACGAGCACACCGGGGTCGTCCTGGGCACCGGACTGGGCCCGATGCGCAGCATCGAGGACTTCCTGCTGCCGGTGCTGGGCGGCTGCCCCGCCCACGGCAGCCCCGCCGTCTTCCCCAACACCGTCTTCAACGCCGCCGCCGGCCAGGTCGCCATGCACGTCGGCGCCAAGGGCCCCACCTCCACCGTCACCACCGGACACGCCGCCGGCGCCTCCGCCCTGACCGTCGCCCACGACCTGCTGCTGCAGCACCGCGCCGAGGCGGTGCTGTGCCCGGCGGTCGAGGACCTCTCCCCGGGCGTGCTGGCCGCCTACCGCCAACTGCCGCTGTTCGGCGACGCCGGCTACACCCTGGCCGAGGCCGGCATCGCCCTCGTCCTGGAACGCGAATCCAGCGCCCGCGCCCGCGGCGCCCGCATCCTGGCCGAGTTCGCCGGCCATGGCGCCGCCGGCGACGCGGCCGGCATCGGCCGCTGGAATGCCCAGGGCGAGGGCGTCGAGCGCGCCATGCGCGCCGCCCTCACCCACGCCGGCCTCACCCCCGGCGAGCTGACCGGCATCTGGGCCAACGCCGCCGGCCTCACCCGCGCCGATGCCCCCGAGGCCCTTGCCACCGGCCGGCTGGCCGCCGAGGCCCGCTGCCCGGTGCACACCCCCAAACAGACCCTGGGCGAACCGGTCGGCGCGGGCGCCCAAATGGCCGCCCTCCTCGCCCTCACCGCCTGGACCACCCCGGAAAGCGGGGCGGCGGCGGGGCCGGTGCTCATCAACAGCTCCTCGCTCGGCGGCACCCACATCAGCCTCGTCCTGCGTCCCGCAACGGAGAACTGA
- a CDS encoding thermostable hemolysin produces the protein MRITLSERGTPDWQTAADLARLVFAKQYQASISPDPDGFLAFFETAADGQEEVLACAGLSFPEEESILLERYLDAPVEDVITRAVGAPVKRSQVLQIGSIASVRPAAGAEIIKAIPLIMACLGRPYAVMTMTGRLAALMQRLGCVFHPLADASAERLPEGERAAWGSYYDTRPVVGYAEAAEQSTLLLAAIGRYCFTSVDMRLLSNRPQQGVLTRAA, from the coding sequence ATGAGAATCACCCTGTCCGAGCGCGGCACCCCGGACTGGCAGACCGCCGCGGACCTGGCCCGGCTGGTGTTCGCCAAGCAGTACCAGGCGAGCATCTCGCCCGACCCGGACGGCTTCCTCGCCTTCTTCGAGACCGCCGCCGACGGCCAGGAGGAAGTCCTCGCCTGCGCGGGCCTGTCCTTCCCCGAGGAAGAGAGCATCCTGCTCGAGCGCTACCTCGACGCCCCCGTCGAAGACGTCATCACCCGGGCCGTGGGCGCCCCCGTCAAACGCTCCCAGGTCCTGCAGATCGGCTCCATCGCCTCGGTACGGCCCGCCGCCGGCGCCGAGATCATCAAGGCGATCCCGCTGATCATGGCCTGCCTGGGCCGCCCGTACGCGGTGATGACCATGACCGGCCGGCTCGCCGCCCTCATGCAGCGCCTGGGCTGCGTCTTCCACCCCCTCGCCGACGCCAGCGCGGAACGCCTGCCCGAAGGCGAACGGGCCGCCTGGGGCTCCTACTACGACACCCGGCCCGTCGTCGGCTACGCCGAGGCCGCCGAGCAGTCCACCCTGCTGCTGGCCGCCATCGGCCGCTACTGCTTCACCTCGGTCGACATGCGGCTGCTGAGCAACCGCCCGCAGCAGGGGGTGCTCACCCGTGCCGCCTGA
- a CDS encoding FAD-dependent oxidoreductase, giving the protein MSAITMANITIIGGGLAGLTAAISAAEQGARVTVHEAHSHTGGRARSAAGPYVTNDGPHTFFDNGDAWHWLLQRGLAGRYVRLSFHEWTRMRFRHQGRLRMTLPSGYMKMTWRHRGIEVPVDRSFQDWASERFAQQTVNEALGFLGPILFDGDPGRLSAAFVWERLLRVGTPRFPLPSRYFIGGWGALIARMERVARARGVVIETGSRLSELPAGGPVIVATSLASARSLLGDPGLEWPSGTAALLDMAVTHSKKDGNVSFDMDEGGFTSQYSDHDPSLAPQGQALFQGQMPLRPGESKADALARLEKLFDLTTPGWRTRLLWRREGVSRGRTGALDLPGLSWRDRPAVDRGDGVFLAGDSVAAPGILAETSINSALRAARLAVNARPAAHRSAALGR; this is encoded by the coding sequence GTGAGTGCGATAACCATGGCGAACATCACGATCATCGGCGGCGGACTGGCCGGCCTGACCGCGGCGATCTCCGCCGCCGAACAGGGCGCCCGCGTCACCGTCCACGAGGCCCACTCCCACACCGGCGGCCGCGCCCGCTCGGCCGCCGGCCCCTACGTCACCAACGACGGGCCGCACACCTTCTTCGACAACGGCGACGCCTGGCACTGGCTGCTGCAGCGCGGACTGGCCGGCCGCTACGTGCGGCTGTCCTTCCACGAGTGGACCCGGATGCGCTTCCGCCACCAGGGCCGGCTGCGGATGACCCTGCCGTCCGGCTACATGAAGATGACCTGGCGCCACCGCGGCATCGAGGTCCCCGTCGACCGCTCCTTCCAGGACTGGGCCAGCGAACGCTTCGCCCAGCAGACCGTGAACGAGGCCCTCGGCTTCCTCGGCCCGATCCTCTTCGACGGCGACCCCGGACGGCTGTCGGCGGCCTTCGTGTGGGAGCGGCTGCTGCGCGTGGGCACCCCCCGCTTCCCGCTGCCCAGCCGCTACTTCATCGGCGGCTGGGGCGCGCTGATCGCCCGCATGGAACGCGTCGCCCGCGCCCGCGGCGTGGTCATCGAGACCGGCTCACGGCTGAGCGAACTGCCCGCCGGCGGACCGGTGATCGTGGCGACCTCGCTGGCCTCCGCGCGCAGCCTGCTCGGCGACCCCGGCCTCGAGTGGCCCAGCGGCACCGCCGCCCTGCTGGACATGGCCGTCACCCACTCCAAGAAGGACGGCAACGTCTCCTTCGACATGGACGAGGGCGGCTTCACCTCCCAGTACTCCGACCACGACCCCTCCCTCGCCCCGCAGGGCCAGGCCCTGTTCCAGGGACAGATGCCGCTGCGGCCCGGCGAGTCGAAGGCCGACGCCCTGGCCCGGCTGGAGAAACTCTTCGACCTGACCACCCCCGGCTGGCGCACCCGCCTGCTGTGGCGCCGCGAAGGCGTCTCCCGCGGCCGCACCGGCGCCCTGGACCTGCCCGGCCTCAGCTGGCGGGACCGGCCCGCCGTCGACCGCGGGGACGGCGTGTTCCTGGCCGGCGACAGCGTCGCCGCCCCCGGCATCCTCGCCGAGACCTCCATCAACAGCGCCCTGCGGGCCGCCCGGCTCGCCGTCAACGCCCGCCCGGCGGCACACCGCTCCGCGGCGCTCGGGCGTTGA
- a CDS encoding ester cyclase, with protein MSIHETERTARSVEERNKQTIRRVFDAFVNQGDFSVVDEIYSPHMIDHQPLPGAPEGLEGVRYTIAGLREGFPDLHVTIEDMSAHGDHVVIHNTWRGTHLGDFLGAPPTGQAIEFTGVVVWRLLADGLIAERWGIGVESNMLAVLGLRRLAPAARNGARTAARRTVTSAGALLPLPPGAAGAWHALQTELAGARLRAYEASRRRAGILQESFALQMLGGQDVLVHRIEARDPQGAARRLAASADPFDAWLRQEAAAVLGTDPWTHLAASAAPAGHTWISVTSELTTAG; from the coding sequence GTGTCGATACACGAGACGGAGCGCACCGCCCGCAGCGTGGAGGAACGCAACAAGCAGACCATCCGCCGGGTCTTCGACGCCTTCGTCAACCAGGGCGACTTCTCCGTCGTCGACGAGATCTACAGCCCCCACATGATCGACCACCAGCCGCTGCCCGGCGCCCCCGAAGGCCTCGAAGGCGTCCGCTACACCATCGCCGGCCTGCGCGAGGGCTTCCCCGACCTGCACGTGACCATCGAGGACATGAGCGCCCACGGCGACCACGTCGTCATCCACAACACCTGGCGCGGCACCCACCTCGGCGACTTCCTCGGCGCGCCGCCCACCGGACAGGCCATCGAGTTCACCGGCGTCGTGGTGTGGCGGCTGCTGGCCGACGGCCTGATCGCCGAACGCTGGGGCATCGGCGTGGAGTCCAACATGCTGGCCGTCCTCGGCCTGCGCCGGCTCGCCCCCGCCGCCCGCAACGGCGCCCGCACCGCGGCCCGCCGCACCGTCACGAGCGCCGGCGCCCTGCTGCCGCTGCCGCCCGGCGCCGCCGGCGCCTGGCACGCCCTCCAGACCGAGCTCGCCGGAGCGCGGCTGCGCGCCTACGAGGCCTCCCGGCGCCGCGCGGGCATCCTCCAGGAGTCCTTCGCCCTCCAGATGCTGGGCGGCCAGGACGTGCTGGTCCACCGGATCGAGGCCCGCGACCCGCAGGGCGCCGCCCGCCGCCTCGCGGCCTCCGCCGACCCCTTCGACGCCTGGCTGCGCCAGGAAGCGGCCGCGGTGCTGGGCACCGACCCGTGGACCCACCTGGCCGCCAGCGCCGCCCCGGCGGGCCACACCTGGATCTCCGTCACCAGCGAACTGACCACCGCCGGCTGA
- a CDS encoding beta-ketoacyl-[acyl-carrier-protein] synthase family protein encodes MSEQRRRVMVTGIGLMTAIGQSAAETWHSLLEGRCGIGPLRAYDPAPLRTGIGAEIPSFTPAQWASRRTLRMLCRGDQLALAGATLALQDAGLDDGSDLGHRTGLFLGSNKEMPRMDELIAQLQAVRADDGTPDLHRLGQSASSVIAPLFFVEGLQPAAAFHISEKYGIRGANAYFAGTADSGAMAIGRGMRTVRRGEADLVLAGGYDDATGWWAMSKMDGLGVLSTRTDLGAEAFRPFDRDRSGSVFGEGAALLVLEEREHALARGARCYAEITGFGAGNDCVRPPSPQPRARGLARAIGRALTDAARPFPDGSYIAAHGCATLQGDASETVALHDALGTAAKSAQISSVKPQTGHLVGGAGALNAAVAALALDSGTVPATLNLHHPAAECDLDYVPLTPRHTRPDSALALARGLEGQAVALALGRTS; translated from the coding sequence ATGAGCGAGCAGCGCCGCCGCGTGATGGTCACCGGCATCGGCCTGATGACCGCGATCGGCCAGAGCGCCGCCGAGACCTGGCACAGCCTGCTGGAGGGCCGCTGCGGCATCGGACCGCTGCGCGCCTACGACCCCGCCCCGCTGCGCACCGGCATCGGCGCCGAGATCCCCTCCTTCACCCCCGCCCAGTGGGCCTCCCGCCGCACCCTGCGCATGCTGTGCCGCGGCGACCAGCTCGCCCTGGCCGGCGCCACCCTCGCCCTGCAAGACGCGGGCCTGGACGACGGGAGCGACCTGGGCCACCGCACGGGCCTGTTCCTGGGCAGCAACAAGGAAATGCCCCGCATGGACGAGCTCATCGCCCAGCTGCAGGCCGTCCGCGCCGACGACGGCACCCCCGACCTGCACCGGCTGGGGCAGAGCGCCTCCTCGGTGATCGCCCCGCTGTTCTTCGTCGAGGGACTGCAGCCCGCCGCCGCCTTCCACATCTCCGAGAAGTACGGCATCCGCGGCGCCAACGCCTACTTCGCCGGCACCGCCGACTCCGGCGCGATGGCGATCGGCCGGGGCATGCGCACCGTACGCCGCGGCGAGGCCGACCTCGTGCTCGCGGGCGGCTACGACGACGCCACCGGCTGGTGGGCGATGTCCAAGATGGACGGCCTGGGCGTCCTGAGCACCCGCACCGACCTGGGCGCCGAGGCCTTCAGGCCCTTCGACCGCGACCGCTCCGGCTCGGTCTTCGGCGAGGGCGCCGCCCTCCTGGTCCTGGAGGAACGCGAACACGCCCTGGCCCGCGGCGCCCGCTGCTACGCCGAGATCACCGGCTTCGGCGCCGGCAACGACTGCGTCCGCCCGCCCAGCCCCCAGCCCCGCGCCCGCGGCCTGGCCCGTGCCATCGGCCGCGCCCTCACCGATGCCGCACGGCCCTTCCCCGACGGCAGCTACATCGCCGCGCACGGCTGCGCCACCCTGCAGGGCGACGCCAGCGAGACCGTCGCCCTGCACGACGCCCTCGGCACGGCCGCCAAGTCCGCCCAGATCAGCAGCGTCAAACCGCAGACCGGACACCTCGTCGGCGGCGCCGGCGCACTGAACGCGGCCGTCGCCGCCCTCGCCCTGGACAGCGGCACCGTGCCCGCCACCCTCAACCTGCACCACCCCGCCGCCGAGTGCGACCTCGACTACGTCCCCCTCACCCCCCGCCACACCCGGCCCGACAGCGCCCTGGCCCTGGCCCGCGGCCTGGAGGGCCAGGCCGTCGCCCTCGCCCTGGGACGGACCTCATGA